One segment of Gammaproteobacteria bacterium DNA contains the following:
- the epmB gene encoding EF-P beta-lysylation protein EpmB, producing the protein MITAKPLSRQASCWQREFARAIRDPNELLRELDLNPALLPAAQAAAVKFPLRAPRGFVARMRRGDPDDPLLRQVLPLAEELAPAPGFVADPLDEQATQAAPGVLHKYPGRALLIATGVCAVHCRYCFRRAFSYTEARAGANQWRSALSYLASDASIREVILSGGDPLALSNRRLSVLLAALEQIPHLERLRIHSRLPIVLPERIDDGLAAMLTDTRLRPVLVIHANHPHEIDETVVKALECLATAGVTLLNQSVLLRSVNDDAATLAALSEALFAARVLPYYLHLLDHVQGAAHFAVKENVALAIMNTLRQRLPGYLAPRLVREQPGQLAKTLVESCR; encoded by the coding sequence ATGATAACTGCAAAGCCGTTGTCCCGTCAGGCTTCGTGCTGGCAGCGGGAATTCGCCCGCGCTATCCGCGATCCCAACGAGTTACTGCGAGAGCTTGACCTCAATCCCGCCTTATTGCCCGCAGCGCAAGCCGCGGCGGTAAAATTTCCGCTGCGGGCGCCACGAGGTTTCGTGGCGCGGATGCGTCGGGGCGATCCAGACGATCCGTTGTTAAGGCAAGTGTTGCCGCTGGCGGAGGAACTGGCGCCCGCGCCCGGCTTCGTCGCTGATCCGTTAGACGAACAGGCCACGCAAGCCGCGCCAGGGGTTCTGCATAAATACCCCGGTCGCGCGCTGTTGATCGCCACGGGCGTTTGCGCGGTGCACTGCCGTTATTGCTTCCGCCGGGCGTTTTCCTACACCGAGGCTCGAGCCGGAGCGAATCAGTGGCGATCAGCGTTGTCCTATTTGGCCAGTGACGCCAGCATTCGTGAAGTCATCCTCAGCGGCGGCGATCCACTGGCGTTGTCCAACCGTCGGTTGAGCGTCTTGCTGGCGGCGCTGGAGCAGATCCCGCATCTGGAGCGGTTGCGGATTCACAGCCGGTTGCCGATTGTTTTACCCGAGCGCATCGACGACGGGTTGGCCGCAATGCTAACCGACACTCGGTTGCGCCCGGTTTTGGTGATCCATGCCAATCACCCGCATGAAATCGACGAAACCGTGGTCAAGGCGCTAGAATGTTTGGCGACGGCAGGCGTGACATTGCTGAATCAGTCAGTGCTGCTGCGCAGCGTTAATGACGATGCAGCAACCTTGGCGGCATTAAGCGAGGCGTTGTTTGCCGCCCGAGTACTGCCCTATTATTTGCACTTGCTTGACCATGTGCAGGGTGCGGCGCATTTTGCTGTGAAGGAAAACGTAGCATTAGCTATTATGAACACATTACGTCAGCGGTTGCCAGGCTACCTGGCGCCTCGGCTGGTGCGAGAACAACCAGGGCAATTGGCCAAAACCTTGGTGGAATCATGCCGCTGA
- a CDS encoding diguanylate cyclase, producing the protein MTATCTIDDLEHADIRHAIQVADRIWWVGHHQEKDTFQCHVYLIEQGNQSVLLDPGSVLTFRHTLRKIEEIIPFSQIRYFICHHQDPDITGALPLIDQIVGRDDAVLITHWRTQMLIKHYGLRMPFWLVEEHAWKLPLEDRTLEFVFTPYAHFPGAICTFDPVSRVLFSSDIFGGLTPEFSLVAQGEAYFEAMRPFHEHYMPSRDILGYALQAIERCPIRIIAPQHGSIIPEKLVSFMINKLKTLDCGLYLIAYGDTDIRRLSQLNQTLRDIIQTMLIYRDFHDIANSLLAITRRILPATSLEFYARLDEQKVLYLSPESRYRGVETEPPAVVARILDLDHKQWSELHVTGATEFMLAGDSDDALALMLPLFSPAQGTAHAVAIIHLAEPATSNDELRQVIEQMSVPLQVAVGREVIYRQLDMERQRIYERSIRDPLTGLFTRIYMQEVVQRLCDIQDRNPGNRVAVLMLDIDHFKSVNDTYGHNQGDVVLRRVAAEILSSIRGSDIPMRLGGEEFAIFVVGDAVAQATVFAERLRTQVAAIRFEAPMTGRVITVSIGIAIRQPQETLLDLMQRADTALYEAKNGGRNRVCMTAETVVQLQPA; encoded by the coding sequence ATGACTGCCACCTGCACGATTGACGATCTTGAACATGCTGACATTCGCCATGCGATCCAGGTCGCCGATCGGATCTGGTGGGTTGGACATCATCAGGAAAAAGATACTTTTCAATGTCATGTGTATCTGATTGAGCAGGGAAATCAATCGGTGTTGCTGGATCCCGGTTCGGTGCTGACTTTCCGCCATACCCTGCGCAAGATCGAAGAGATCATCCCGTTTTCCCAGATCCGCTATTTTATCTGCCACCATCAGGATCCGGACATCACCGGTGCATTGCCGTTAATCGATCAAATCGTGGGTCGGGACGATGCCGTACTGATTACGCATTGGCGAACTCAGATGCTGATCAAGCATTATGGGTTGCGAATGCCGTTCTGGTTGGTGGAGGAACATGCCTGGAAATTGCCGCTGGAAGACCGCACGCTGGAGTTTGTATTTACTCCCTACGCACACTTTCCTGGCGCGATCTGCACGTTTGACCCAGTATCTCGGGTCTTGTTTTCCAGCGATATCTTTGGTGGGTTAACACCGGAGTTTTCCCTGGTAGCGCAAGGCGAAGCGTATTTCGAGGCTATGCGCCCGTTTCACGAACACTACATGCCGAGTCGGGATATTCTCGGTTACGCGCTGCAAGCCATTGAGCGTTGTCCGATTCGCATCATCGCCCCACAGCATGGTTCGATCATTCCCGAGAAGCTGGTCAGCTTCATGATCAACAAGCTGAAAACCCTGGATTGCGGACTTTACCTGATTGCCTACGGCGACACCGACATCCGGCGTTTGTCCCAATTGAACCAGACGCTGCGCGATATCATACAGACCATGTTGATCTACCGGGATTTTCATGACATTGCTAACAGTCTGTTGGCGATCACTCGGCGAATCTTGCCCGCGACTTCACTGGAGTTTTACGCTCGGCTGGATGAACAGAAAGTTCTGTATCTTTCGCCCGAGAGTCGCTACCGTGGCGTCGAAACCGAGCCGCCCGCCGTCGTCGCTCGCATTCTCGATCTGGATCACAAGCAATGGAGCGAATTGCATGTAACCGGTGCGACCGAGTTCATGCTGGCCGGCGACAGCGATGATGCTTTGGCTTTGATGTTGCCCTTGTTTTCGCCCGCCCAAGGAACGGCGCATGCGGTGGCGATTATTCATCTGGCCGAACCGGCGACCTCTAATGATGAGTTGCGCCAGGTCATTGAGCAGATGAGTGTGCCATTGCAAGTTGCGGTGGGGCGGGAGGTCATTTATCGCCAACTCGACATGGAGCGGCAACGAATTTACGAGCGTTCGATCCGCGATCCCCTGACTGGCCTGTTCACGCGCATCTATATGCAGGAGGTTGTTCAGCGGCTCTGCGACATTCAAGATCGCAATCCTGGCAATCGGGTGGCGGTGCTGATGCTGGATATTGATCACTTCAAAAGCGTGAATGACACCTACGGGCATAATCAAGGGGATGTTGTACTACGGCGGGTCGCTGCGGAAATTCTGAGTTCCATTCGAGGCAGCGATATTCCAATGCGGCTGGGCGGAGAAGAGTTCGCCATCTTTGTAGTGGGCGATGCGGTGGCTCAGGCCACTGTTTTTGCCGAACGATTGCGGACGCAGGTCGCGGCTATTCGTTTTGAGGCGCCGATGACCGGGCGCGTGATCACTGTGAGCATTGGCATTGCGATTCGCCAGCCGCAGGAAACGCTGCTGGATCTCATGCAGCGCGCTGACACGGCGTTGTATGAAGCTAAAAATGGTGGTCGTAACCGGGTTTGCATGACGGCGGAAACCGTAGTGCAATTGCAGCCGGCGTAA
- the efp gene encoding elongation factor P, with amino-acid sequence MATYSTNEFKGGLKIMLDGDPYTVVENEFVKPGKGQAFNRVKVRNLKTGRVIERTFKSGDTVEGADVVDVELQYLYNDGEYWHFMDPQSFEQVTADAAAVSDAAKWLKEEAICQVTLWNGVPLSVAAPNFVIMTIIETDPGLRGDTSGGGGKPATLETGAVVRVPLFVQSGEVIKVDTRTGEYVSRVKE; translated from the coding sequence ATGGCAACGTATAGTACTAATGAATTCAAGGGTGGGCTGAAGATCATGCTGGATGGCGATCCTTATACCGTCGTCGAGAATGAATTCGTCAAGCCCGGTAAGGGCCAAGCGTTCAACCGAGTCAAGGTGCGCAACCTGAAAACCGGTCGGGTCATCGAGCGCACCTTTAAATCCGGCGACACCGTGGAAGGCGCCGATGTCGTCGATGTTGAACTGCAATATCTCTACAACGACGGCGAATACTGGCATTTCATGGACCCGCAGAGTTTTGAACAAGTCACCGCTGACGCAGCAGCGGTGAGCGATGCCGCAAAATGGCTGAAGGAAGAAGCAATTTGCCAGGTTACCCTGTGGAACGGCGTCCCTTTGAGCGTCGCGGCTCCGAATTTCGTCATCATGACCATTATCGAGACCGATCCGGGTCTGCGCGGCGACACCTCGGGCGGTGGTGGCAAACCAGCGACCCTGGAAACCGGCGCGGTGGTCCGCGTGCCGTTGTTTGTCCAGAGTGGCGAGGTCATCAAAGTAGACACCCGAACGGGCGAATATGTGTCCCGGGTCAAAGAATAG
- a CDS encoding alpha/beta hydrolase has protein sequence MTRYTGFPSRHIASRPVDVWRPPNDPADSTIRYPVIYMHDGQNLFDPALSFIGVDWGMDEAMMRLMYAGRQPGAIIVGIWNSPLRFQEYMPQKPLMASGGQRILNRFIEQVGGAPQSDRYLQFLVEELKPFIDAHYPTLPDPAHTLVMGSSMGGLISLYALIEYPGVFGGAGCLSTHWPIGEETLVDGLGAALPSAGRHRLYFDYGTETLDAEYEPWQQRMDEWLRKAGYWEGRDWLTRRFVGAEHSERAWRARVDLPLQFLVLQGYLNETVWKDNNK, from the coding sequence CTGACCCGCTACACCGGTTTCCCATCCCGTCACATCGCGTCCCGGCCTGTCGATGTGTGGCGTCCACCGAATGATCCAGCCGATTCAACAATCCGTTACCCGGTCATCTACATGCACGATGGCCAGAATCTGTTCGATCCGGCGCTGTCCTTTATTGGCGTCGATTGGGGCATGGACGAGGCGATGATGCGCCTGATGTATGCGGGTCGCCAACCCGGCGCAATCATCGTGGGCATCTGGAACAGTCCGTTGCGTTTTCAGGAATATATGCCGCAGAAACCATTGATGGCGTCCGGAGGACAACGCATTCTGAACCGGTTCATCGAACAGGTGGGAGGAGCGCCACAGTCGGATAGATATTTGCAATTTTTGGTCGAGGAGCTGAAACCATTCATTGATGCCCACTACCCGACCTTGCCCGATCCCGCGCATACCTTGGTGATGGGGTCGAGCATGGGCGGCCTGATTTCACTCTATGCGCTGATCGAGTATCCCGGCGTGTTTGGGGGCGCTGGCTGCCTGTCCACCCATTGGCCGATTGGCGAGGAAACGCTGGTGGATGGACTGGGCGCCGCCTTGCCCTCGGCAGGACGGCATCGGCTGTATTTTGACTACGGCACCGAAACCCTGGATGCTGAGTATGAACCTTGGCAACAGCGGATGGATGAATGGCTACGGAAAGCGGGTTATTGGGAAGGCCGGGATTGGCTGACCCGGAGATTCGTGGGCGCGGAACATTCCGAACGAGCCTGGCGGGCGCGGGTTGATCTACCATTGCAATTTTTGGTTCTTCAAGGTTACCTGAATGAAACCGTGTGGAAAGACAATAACAAGTAA
- a CDS encoding response regulator transcription factor: MRILVIEDEAPLLERVTAQLHEQGYAVDAAADGRTGLYVGQEYPLDAAIVDLGLPEMSGIEVIRRWRSEGRKFPILILTARGRWQDKVEGLEAGADDYLVKPFHAEELLARLRALIRRTGGWTQAVLYCGPVALDTGAQQVALNTQPVEVTAYEYKLLEYLMLHAGTVISKTELTEHLYQEDEDRDSNVLEVLVGRLRRKLDPDRTLNPIETLRGRGYRFRLERTAG; encoded by the coding sequence ATGCGCATTCTGGTTATTGAAGACGAAGCCCCCTTGCTGGAACGGGTCACCGCCCAATTACACGAACAGGGTTACGCGGTGGACGCTGCCGCCGATGGTCGAACCGGACTCTACGTAGGTCAGGAATACCCGCTGGATGCAGCGATTGTCGACCTGGGACTTCCCGAGATGTCTGGCATTGAAGTGATCCGTCGCTGGCGTTCGGAAGGGCGCAAATTCCCGATCCTGATTCTGACCGCCCGCGGACGCTGGCAAGACAAGGTCGAGGGACTGGAAGCGGGCGCTGACGATTATCTGGTTAAACCTTTTCACGCCGAGGAATTGTTAGCGCGGTTGCGGGCGCTGATTCGCCGCACTGGCGGCTGGACCCAGGCGGTGTTGTATTGCGGACCCGTTGCCCTGGACACCGGCGCTCAGCAGGTCGCCTTGAATACCCAACCGGTGGAAGTGACTGCCTATGAATACAAATTGCTGGAATACCTCATGCTTCACGCGGGTACAGTGATTTCCAAAACTGAACTGACCGAGCATCTCTATCAGGAAGATGAGGACCGTGACAGCAACGTGCTGGAAGTGCTGGTGGGCCGATTACGCCGCAAACTCGACCCGGATCGCACACTCAATCCTATTGAAACCTTGCGGGGACGCGGTTACCGATTCCGTCTGGAACGCACCGCCGGCTGA
- the ptsP gene encoding phosphoenolpyruvate--protein phosphotransferase, producing the protein MLETLRRIVQDVSAAPDLSSALAITVNRIRDAMNSAACTVYLADEDNREFVLMATAGLNPQAIGQIRLNRQQGLIGLVAERQEPLNLEDAPLHPRFYAVREVEEEAYHAFLGVPLIQYRRVLGVLTVQHTATRRFHPAEVDFLVTIAAQLASILNHAILSGATKELLKPLFTGTRALQGVAGAPGIAIGTITIPHLLADLDDVPDRPALDPAAEEAAFHRAIAAVEQEVREASEHLAPLLPPTEQALFTVYRMMLSSDSLLSDTLDGIRAGHWAPAAWRDAIRSRARLLEQAEDPYLSTRAEDIRDLGRRVLHHLRAAPAQTPEPTAERCILVAEEMSVAHLAAAPPERLAGIVCLRGSALSHVALLARAMGIPAVLGLGDRPLGRFEGNTIIVDGYQGRVYLNPDAAMRKEYQQLIANEVELTQELRTLREQPAMTQDGYRIPLHAKAGLLTDIAKVMDNGADGVGLYRTEFAFMVRESFPSEDEQYQIYRQMLAAFAPRPVVMRTLDIGGDKTLPYFRIEESNPFLGWRGMRFTLDHPDIFLTQLRAMLRANTGLNNLRILFPMITTVEEVDEALQLLERAHRELCEEGCPAARPEIGVMIEIPSAVWQAGQLARRVDFLSVGTNDLTQYLLAVDRDNARVASLYDNLHPSMLKAIAHVIAEGHQAGRPVNLCGEMPADPGAAVLLLGMGVDSLSAGAVSVPKVKWAIRSFTLTKARELAQQALALETVGEVRQLLNEALRQVGLGEIVRESI; encoded by the coding sequence ATGCTCGAAACCCTGCGCCGCATCGTTCAGGATGTCAGCGCCGCTCCGGATTTGTCCAGCGCGTTGGCGATTACCGTTAACCGAATTCGGGATGCGATGAATAGCGCGGCTTGCACTGTCTATCTCGCCGACGAGGACAATCGTGAGTTTGTGCTGATGGCTACCGCCGGGCTGAATCCGCAGGCCATTGGCCAGATTCGGCTGAACCGTCAGCAGGGCCTGATTGGTCTGGTCGCCGAGCGACAGGAACCCCTGAATCTTGAAGATGCGCCGCTCCATCCACGCTTTTATGCCGTCCGCGAGGTAGAGGAGGAAGCCTATCATGCCTTTCTGGGCGTACCGCTGATCCAGTACCGGCGCGTACTGGGAGTATTGACCGTCCAGCACACTGCTACCCGCCGCTTTCATCCCGCCGAAGTGGATTTTCTGGTCACTATCGCAGCGCAACTGGCCAGCATCCTGAATCACGCCATCCTCAGCGGCGCCACCAAAGAGCTGCTGAAACCCCTGTTCACCGGAACCCGTGCCTTGCAAGGGGTCGCCGGCGCGCCCGGCATCGCCATCGGCACGATCACTATTCCTCACCTGTTGGCCGACCTCGACGATGTGCCCGACCGTCCGGCGCTGGACCCGGCGGCGGAAGAGGCGGCGTTCCATCGAGCCATTGCTGCCGTCGAACAAGAGGTGCGCGAGGCCAGCGAGCATCTGGCGCCGCTGCTGCCCCCCACCGAACAGGCCCTGTTCACGGTCTACCGCATGATGTTGAGCAGCGACAGTCTACTGAGCGATACGCTGGATGGTATTCGGGCCGGTCATTGGGCGCCGGCGGCCTGGCGCGACGCGATCCGCTCGCGGGCGCGGTTGCTGGAACAGGCCGAGGACCCTTACCTGAGCACCCGCGCCGAGGACATCCGCGATCTGGGCCGAAGGGTGTTGCATCACTTGCGCGCCGCGCCGGCGCAGACGCCGGAACCTACGGCTGAACGTTGTATTTTGGTTGCAGAGGAAATGAGCGTCGCCCACTTGGCGGCAGCGCCGCCGGAGCGACTGGCCGGTATTGTGTGCCTGCGTGGATCGGCGTTGTCCCACGTTGCGCTGCTGGCTCGGGCCATGGGCATTCCGGCTGTGTTGGGCTTGGGCGACCGCCCCTTGGGCCGTTTTGAGGGCAACACCATCATTGTCGATGGCTATCAAGGCCGGGTTTATCTCAACCCCGATGCAGCGATGCGCAAGGAATATCAACAGCTCATCGCTAATGAAGTGGAATTGACCCAGGAATTGCGGACTTTGCGCGAGCAACCGGCGATGACCCAGGATGGCTATCGTATTCCGCTTCATGCCAAGGCCGGTTTACTCACCGATATCGCCAAGGTGATGGATAACGGCGCCGACGGGGTGGGGCTGTATCGCACCGAATTTGCATTTATGGTGCGCGAATCATTTCCCAGCGAGGATGAGCAGTATCAGATTTACCGTCAAATGCTGGCCGCCTTTGCCCCGCGGCCCGTGGTGATGCGCACACTGGACATTGGCGGCGACAAGACCTTGCCCTACTTTCGCATTGAGGAGAGCAATCCATTTCTCGGCTGGCGGGGAATGCGTTTCACCCTGGATCACCCGGACATTTTCCTGACCCAGTTGCGCGCCATGCTGCGGGCCAACACTGGACTGAATAACCTGCGCATCCTGTTTCCGATGATCACCACGGTCGAGGAAGTCGACGAAGCGTTGCAGTTACTGGAGCGCGCCCATCGGGAGTTGTGCGAGGAAGGCTGTCCGGCGGCGCGACCGGAAATCGGGGTCATGATCGAAATCCCCTCCGCGGTCTGGCAAGCTGGACAACTGGCGCGGCGGGTGGATTTTCTGTCAGTCGGCACCAATGACCTCACCCAGTACTTGTTGGCGGTGGACCGTGACAACGCCCGAGTGGCCAGTCTGTATGACAATCTGCATCCATCCATGCTCAAGGCCATTGCCCACGTCATCGCCGAAGGTCATCAGGCGGGCCGGCCCGTCAATCTGTGCGGAGAAATGCCGGCTGATCCAGGGGCTGCGGTGCTGCTGTTGGGCATGGGCGTGGATAGCCTGAGCGCCGGCGCGGTCAGCGTGCCCAAGGTCAAATGGGCGATCCGCAGCTTTACCTTGACCAAAGCGCGTGAACTGGCGCAACAGGCGCTTGCCCTGGAAACCGTTGGCGAAGTGCGCCAATTGCTTAACGAAGCGCTTCGCCAAGTAGGGCTGGGGGAGATTGTACGGGAGTCGATTTGA
- the genX gene encoding EF-P lysine aminoacylase GenX, whose translation MSGYKHPASGILRLRAELLAQIRAFFAAREVLEVETPMLSAAATTDPHLTSFVTAYSGPGPRHAQTLYLHTSPEFPMKRLLAAGSGCIYQIARAFRDGEAGRRHNPEFTLLEWYRVGFDYHQLMQEVTELVTELLADRLPLAEPEWLSYQDMFERLLGLNPHQATVAQLATAAKKRRISIPPGMPKEDVDPWLDLLLTHCVEPHLGQGRLCFVYDYPASQAALARLQPDNPLVGERFELYLNGIELANGFHELGDAVEQRRRFTAENAARQAQGLPVMPIDENLLMALADGLPDCAGVALGFDRLVMLAAGKEMLAEVLAFPFDRA comes from the coding sequence ATGTCAGGCTACAAGCATCCGGCGTCAGGCATACTGCGACTGCGGGCTGAATTACTGGCGCAAATCCGTGCGTTCTTTGCAGCGCGGGAGGTGCTGGAGGTGGAAACACCGATGCTGTCAGCGGCGGCAACTACCGACCCGCATCTGACCAGTTTCGTCACCGCGTATTCAGGACCAGGGCCGCGCCACGCCCAAACGCTGTACCTGCATACTTCCCCGGAATTTCCCATGAAGCGCCTGTTGGCGGCAGGCAGTGGTTGTATCTACCAAATCGCCCGAGCATTTCGCGATGGCGAAGCCGGGCGCCGTCATAATCCCGAATTCACCCTGCTGGAGTGGTACCGGGTCGGTTTTGATTATCATCAGTTAATGCAAGAGGTTACTGAGCTGGTAACAGAATTGCTGGCAGATCGGTTACCGTTAGCGGAACCGGAATGGCTGAGCTATCAGGACATGTTTGAACGACTGCTTGGCCTGAATCCGCATCAGGCAACGGTTGCGCAACTGGCAACCGCTGCGAAAAAAAGGCGCATTTCTATCCCGCCGGGGATGCCGAAGGAAGATGTCGATCCCTGGCTGGACCTGCTGCTTACGCACTGCGTTGAACCCCATCTTGGTCAGGGGCGACTATGCTTCGTTTACGACTATCCCGCTTCGCAAGCGGCGTTGGCCCGGTTGCAACCGGACAATCCACTGGTTGGCGAACGTTTTGAGTTGTATTTGAACGGTATCGAACTGGCAAACGGTTTCCACGAACTGGGGGATGCGGTTGAACAACGCCGCCGGTTTACCGCGGAGAATGCGGCGCGGCAGGCGCAAGGTTTGCCAGTGATGCCGATTGATGAAAACCTGCTGATGGCGCTGGCGGATGGATTGCCCGACTGTGCCGGGGTAGCGCTGGGCTTTGACCGATTGGTCATGCTGGCGGCGGGGAAAGAGATGCTGGCCGAGGTGTTAGCGTTTCCGTTTGATCGGGCTTAA
- a CDS encoding cation diffusion facilitator family transporter, which translates to MTLDPARAGRLLRLATYASVATATVLIAAKLAAALMTGSVSVLASLVDSMMDVAASIINLLAVHYSLQPPDRDHRFGHGKAEPLAGLVQAAFVAGSAVFLVLHAIDRLLYPQPLNDAMVGVSVLLFAMVATGVLLLFQRQVIRRTQSTAIRADALHYATDLLTNAATIAALGLAMLGWPSADPVFAIGIAFYILYSAGQIGHESIQLLMDRELSPEVHTQIKQIVRDHPQVRGVHDVRTRSSGQTYFIQLHLMLDDLIPLVEAHRIADEVEASILTVFPNADVLIHEDPTTETPPPPLPG; encoded by the coding sequence ATGACCCTTGATCCAGCGCGCGCGGGCCGCCTGCTGCGGCTGGCAACCTACGCCTCAGTGGCGACCGCCACGGTATTGATTGCCGCCAAACTGGCGGCGGCGTTAATGACCGGCTCGGTGAGCGTCCTGGCCTCGCTGGTCGATTCGATGATGGACGTGGCGGCGTCGATCATTAATCTTCTGGCGGTGCATTATTCCCTGCAACCGCCGGACCGCGATCACCGCTTCGGTCACGGCAAGGCCGAACCACTGGCCGGTTTGGTGCAAGCGGCGTTTGTGGCCGGTTCAGCCGTATTTCTGGTCCTGCACGCGATCGACCGGCTGCTGTATCCGCAACCGCTCAATGACGCTATGGTAGGGGTTAGCGTCCTGTTATTCGCCATGGTGGCTACCGGAGTATTGCTGCTCTTTCAGCGCCAGGTGATTCGCCGGACCCAGTCCACGGCCATTCGCGCCGACGCCTTGCATTATGCCACGGACCTGTTGACCAACGCCGCCACGATTGCCGCACTGGGACTGGCGATGCTGGGCTGGCCGAGCGCGGATCCGGTGTTTGCCATCGGCATTGCCTTTTACATCCTCTACAGCGCCGGGCAGATTGGCCATGAATCCATTCAGCTGTTAATGGATCGCGAGTTGTCCCCCGAGGTGCATACCCAAATCAAGCAGATTGTGCGCGACCATCCCCAGGTGCGGGGCGTGCATGATGTGCGCACCCGCAGTTCCGGACAAACTTATTTCATCCAGTTGCATTTGATGCTGGATGATCTCATACCTCTAGTGGAGGCGCACCGGATCGCCGATGAGGTTGAAGCCTCAATCCTCACCGTGTTTCCGAATGCGGATGTCCTCATCCACGAGGATCCCACCACGGAAACCCCGCCGCCGCCATTACCAGGATGA
- a CDS encoding low specificity L-threonine aldolase, with protein MNKIHRPVRQFASDNYSGICPEALDYLLEANSGDAPAYGNDQWTQRTADRFRELFETDCEVFFVFNGTAANSLSLAALCQSYHSVICHETAHIETDECGGPEFASNGSKLLLAKGEHGKLNPSDVERLITRRSDIHYPKPKVISVTQATELGTVYALDDLRDLRELARQYGLKMHMDGARFANAVATLDQTPAQMTWQAGIDVLCLGGTKNGMAVGEAILFFDQELATDFAWRCKQAGQLASKMRFIAAPWLGMLETGAWLRNARRANDMAAYLEQRLHEAAGLQPMFPRQANSVFLELPQPVIQTLQAKGWQFYTFIGVGGVRLMCSWNTPQEAIDQLVSDLQQALTSAPGC; from the coding sequence ATGAATAAAATCCATCGACCTGTTCGCCAATTCGCGAGCGATAACTATTCCGGCATCTGTCCGGAAGCTCTGGACTACTTGCTGGAAGCGAATTCAGGCGATGCCCCAGCCTATGGCAATGATCAATGGACTCAGCGGACGGCTGATCGTTTTCGCGAACTTTTTGAAACCGATTGCGAAGTGTTCTTTGTGTTCAATGGCACCGCCGCTAATTCCCTATCGCTGGCGGCGCTCTGCCAGTCTTATCACAGCGTGATTTGCCATGAGACCGCCCACATCGAAACCGATGAATGCGGCGGGCCAGAGTTCGCTTCGAATGGCTCCAAACTGCTGCTGGCCAAAGGTGAACATGGCAAGCTCAATCCATCCGACGTAGAGCGGCTGATTACCCGCCGCTCCGACATTCACTATCCCAAACCCAAAGTCATCAGTGTCACCCAGGCCACCGAACTGGGGACGGTTTACGCCCTGGATGATCTGCGCGATCTGCGTGAACTGGCCAGGCAATATGGGTTGAAAATGCATATGGATGGCGCCCGTTTCGCTAACGCGGTGGCGACCCTGGACCAGACGCCGGCGCAAATGACCTGGCAAGCGGGTATTGATGTGCTGTGCCTGGGCGGAACCAAGAACGGGATGGCGGTTGGCGAGGCGATTCTGTTCTTTGATCAGGAACTGGCGACTGATTTCGCCTGGCGCTGCAAGCAAGCCGGACAACTGGCTTCCAAGATGCGTTTCATTGCCGCGCCCTGGCTGGGAATGCTGGAAACCGGCGCCTGGCTGCGCAACGCTCGCCGTGCCAACGACATGGCGGCCTATCTTGAGCAACGGTTGCATGAGGCAGCGGGTTTGCAACCGATGTTCCCCCGTCAGGCCAATTCCGTTTTTCTGGAATTGCCGCAGCCAGTCATTCAGACTTTGCAGGCCAAAGGTTGGCAGTTTTACACCTTTATCGGCGTAGGCGGCGTCCGGCTGATGTGTTCCTGGAATACGCCCCAGGAGGCGATCGATCAACTGGTCAGCGACCTGCAACAGGCGTTGACCTCAGCCCCAGGTTGCTGA